The Cellulophaga sp. L1A9 genome window below encodes:
- a CDS encoding alpha/beta hydrolase: MQTKSLSLYHIIRPSSIDKNAPVLFMLHGYGSNEEDLFSFAAELPEEYFIISVRAPYPLQPSGNAWYAINFDAEKGKWSDDVQAIESRDKIASFITEACEAYELNTNNVNLLGFSQGTILSYAVALSYPEKISRVIALSGYINENILKEGYEKNDFSSLKIYASHGSVDQVIPVDWASKAPKFLDKLGVENTYEEFPVGHGVAPQNFFSFKTWLAKN; this comes from the coding sequence ATGCAAACAAAATCATTATCATTATATCATATCATTCGTCCATCTTCTATAGATAAGAACGCACCTGTACTATTTATGCTCCATGGGTATGGGAGTAACGAAGAAGACTTATTTTCTTTTGCTGCCGAATTACCAGAAGAATATTTTATAATATCTGTGCGCGCTCCTTATCCTTTACAGCCATCTGGAAATGCATGGTATGCTATCAATTTTGATGCAGAAAAAGGAAAATGGAGTGATGATGTACAAGCTATTGAATCTAGAGATAAGATTGCTAGCTTTATTACGGAAGCTTGTGAGGCCTATGAATTAAATACAAACAACGTAAACTTACTAGGTTTTAGCCAGGGTACGATATTAAGTTATGCTGTTGCGTTATCCTATCCTGAAAAAATAAGCCGTGTAATTGCTCTTAGTGGCTATATCAATGAAAACATTCTAAAAGAAGGCTATGAAAAAAATGATTTTTCATCGCTAAAAATATATGCCTCCCATGGCTCGGTAGATCAAGTTATTCCCGTAGACTGGGCATCAAAGGCTCCTAAATTCTTAGATAAATTAGGTGTTGAAAACACCTATGAAGAATTTCCCGTAGGTCATGGTGTAGCTCCTCAGAATTTCTTTTCTTTCAAAACATGGTTAGCTAAAAACTAA
- a CDS encoding DUF4870 domain-containing protein produces the protein MDQTTKEAGKTMAIISYVTLIGTLIAYFSNQGDKKNEFVSFHIGQAVRIWILSFIISIVVYVLILVTSIGALSYLSYAPWILAVLGAMNANNLKAEPVPVIGTIGG, from the coding sequence ATGGATCAAACTACGAAAGAAGCAGGAAAAACAATGGCTATAATAAGCTATGTTACCTTAATTGGAACACTAATTGCTTATTTTTCAAACCAAGGCGATAAAAAAAATGAATTTGTAAGTTTTCATATCGGCCAGGCTGTACGTATTTGGATATTATCATTTATTATATCAATAGTTGTTTATGTTTTAATACTGGTTACAAGTATTGGAGCATTAAGTTATTTAAGTTATGCACCATGGATTCTAGCTGTTTTAGGAGCTATGAACGCAAACAACTTGAAAGCAGAACCTGTTCCAGTAATTGGAACTATTGGAGGATAA
- a CDS encoding dihydroorotase family protein, with amino-acid sequence MNVLLKAAKIIDVTNKEHHQKKRDILIKNGIISEIAPKIEAEKSTKIIELENLHVSIGWFDSSVSFGEPGHEERETIENGLFTAAKSGFTDVVLNPNTNPLPDSSSDIVFLKNKANNHPTKLHPLGTLTVKSEGEVLAELFDMQNAGAVAFSDFKNPTKNSNLLKIALQYAQGFDALVYSFPLDVQIAGKGVVNEEKVSTRLGLKGIPSLAEELQISRDLFILEYTGGKLHIPTVSAANSVKLIAAAKRKGLDVTCSVAVHNLVLTDELLEGFDTNYKVMPPLRTKKDTRTLIKGVLDGVIDFVTSDHTPLNVEEKIIEFDNAAYGTIGLESAFGALNQIFEIETTIQLLTKGRERYNIETPKLAEGNIANLTLFNPDSEKEFSKEDIYATSKNSAFLGQKMLGNVYGIIVDKNILL; translated from the coding sequence ATGAACGTACTTTTAAAAGCCGCCAAAATTATAGATGTCACCAATAAGGAACATCACCAAAAAAAAAGAGATATTCTAATTAAGAATGGAATTATTTCTGAAATTGCTCCTAAAATTGAAGCGGAAAAATCAACAAAAATTATTGAATTAGAGAATTTACATGTCTCTATTGGTTGGTTTGATAGTAGTGTAAGCTTTGGCGAACCTGGGCATGAAGAACGTGAAACCATTGAAAACGGATTATTTACTGCTGCAAAAAGTGGTTTTACTGATGTGGTTTTAAACCCGAATACAAACCCCCTCCCCGATTCTAGTTCTGATATTGTCTTTTTAAAAAATAAAGCGAATAATCATCCGACAAAATTACATCCTTTAGGAACCTTAACCGTAAAGTCTGAAGGAGAAGTTCTCGCTGAATTATTTGATATGCAGAATGCAGGTGCCGTTGCATTTTCAGATTTCAAAAATCCGACTAAAAACTCTAACCTTTTAAAAATAGCCTTACAATACGCTCAAGGTTTTGACGCTTTAGTCTATTCATTTCCTTTAGACGTACAAATTGCTGGGAAAGGTGTTGTTAATGAAGAAAAGGTATCTACGCGCTTAGGACTTAAGGGAATCCCTTCTTTAGCAGAAGAATTACAAATTTCTAGAGATCTATTTATATTAGAATATACTGGCGGAAAATTACATATCCCTACGGTGTCTGCTGCAAATTCTGTTAAACTTATAGCGGCAGCCAAAAGGAAGGGCTTAGACGTTACTTGTAGTGTTGCTGTCCATAATCTTGTACTCACTGATGAACTTTTAGAAGGTTTTGACACCAATTACAAAGTAATGCCACCCTTACGTACTAAAAAGGATACGAGAACACTTATCAAAGGAGTGTTAGATGGGGTTATAGATTTTGTAACTTCAGACCATACCCCATTAAATGTGGAAGAGAAAATTATAGAGTTTGATAATGCTGCTTATGGTACTATTGGTTTAGAATCTGCCTTTGGTGCTTTAAATCAAATTTTTGAGATAGAAACTACCATACAACTACTTACGAAAGGAAGAGAGCGTTATAACATAGAAACACCAAAATTAGCAGAAGGTAATATCGCAAACCTAACCCTTTTTAATCCTGACAGTGAAAAAGAATTTTCAAAAGAAGATATATATGCCACAAGTAAGAATAGTGCTTTTTTAGGACAAAAGATGCTTGGCAATGTTTATGGAATAATAGTAGACAAAAACATACTATTATAG
- a CDS encoding BatA domain-containing protein, translating into MHFKHPEILWGLFLLLIPILIHLLQLRRFKKTAFTNVKMLQKVVAESQKSRSLKKWLLLITRMLLFTALIIAFTQPYFAKTTAFKNKETIIYIDNSFSMQAKKGNVSLLEVAVQDLLKKAPKNTKLSVFTNTDTYINTTIGAIQNDLLSLNFSQNQLALNAIELKAKSLFSTSSNSIKNLVIISDFQKKNEEFPEISSKEIAKYYIQLAASKNENIAIDSVFYTTAPNELTNLKIQLSSSYKLENQPISIYNNTQLLAKTSAAFKNSNTAEVSISLPENESILGKIQIEDSGLSYDNQFYFSKNKQEKIKVLEIYGVQTKYLERIYTSEEFEFQKNSISQLNYSLLESQNTIVLNEIERIPDALIQALQLFNKNGGTLIVIPHNKISVTNYNALLTKFGVTLNQKINNTQEITSINFDHPLYSNVFDKKIDNFQYPEVISYYQLEANLPTILSYASNEAFLIGKKGSYVFTSPLSSDFSNFKNSPLIVPTLYNMGTESLEQEALYYVIGENNSVAIPVHVAKDDVLKIVNDNNEYIPQQQSLSNKILLRFNEVPLEDGLFAVKNKEKTFKYLSFNYPRSESDLTYWDLDQLKAINTPTSISNLFETLEKEDSVNELWKWFVILALLFALIEIGIQKYFK; encoded by the coding sequence ATGCATTTTAAACATCCAGAAATACTTTGGGGCTTATTTTTACTACTGATTCCTATATTAATCCACCTTTTACAATTACGACGATTTAAAAAAACAGCATTTACCAATGTAAAAATGCTTCAAAAAGTTGTTGCCGAATCTCAGAAAAGTAGATCGCTAAAAAAATGGCTCCTTCTCATCACCAGAATGTTACTTTTTACGGCGCTTATCATTGCTTTTACTCAGCCTTACTTTGCAAAAACCACTGCTTTTAAAAATAAAGAAACAATAATTTATATAGATAATTCTTTTAGCATGCAAGCAAAAAAAGGAAATGTTTCTTTATTGGAGGTAGCAGTGCAAGACCTTTTAAAAAAGGCCCCTAAGAACACAAAATTAAGTGTCTTTACCAATACCGACACTTATATTAATACGACTATTGGAGCCATTCAAAATGATTTATTATCGCTAAACTTTTCTCAGAATCAGCTAGCGTTAAATGCTATAGAATTAAAAGCTAAATCACTATTTAGCACTTCCTCTAACAGTATTAAAAATTTAGTAATTATAAGTGATTTCCAAAAAAAGAATGAAGAATTTCCCGAAATTTCTTCCAAAGAAATTGCTAAATACTATATCCAATTAGCAGCTTCCAAAAATGAAAATATAGCCATTGACAGTGTTTTTTACACTACAGCACCAAATGAACTTACCAATTTAAAAATTCAATTATCATCCTCTTATAAATTAGAAAATCAACCGATATCAATATATAACAACACTCAATTACTAGCTAAAACATCTGCAGCATTTAAAAATTCTAATACCGCAGAGGTTTCAATTTCATTGCCTGAAAACGAATCTATTTTAGGTAAAATACAGATAGAAGATAGTGGCTTAAGCTATGACAATCAGTTTTATTTTAGCAAAAATAAACAAGAGAAAATAAAAGTCTTAGAGATTTATGGCGTGCAAACTAAGTACTTAGAACGCATCTATACTTCTGAAGAATTTGAATTCCAAAAGAATAGTATTTCTCAATTAAATTATAGTCTACTTGAGAGTCAGAATACCATTGTGTTGAATGAAATAGAGCGTATCCCTGATGCTCTAATACAAGCATTACAATTATTTAATAAGAACGGAGGAACTTTGATTGTGATCCCACATAATAAAATCTCAGTAACTAATTACAATGCACTGTTAACCAAATTTGGTGTAACGTTGAATCAAAAAATTAATAATACTCAGGAAATTACAAGCATTAATTTTGATCATCCACTATATTCCAATGTGTTTGATAAAAAGATTGATAATTTTCAATATCCTGAAGTTATATCGTATTATCAATTAGAAGCTAATCTACCTACAATACTTTCTTACGCTAGCAACGAAGCATTTTTAATTGGTAAAAAAGGGAGTTATGTGTTTACCTCTCCCTTATCATCAGATTTTTCAAACTTTAAAAATTCACCTCTAATTGTTCCCACCCTATACAATATGGGGACAGAAAGTTTAGAGCAAGAAGCCTTATATTATGTTATAGGTGAAAATAACTCTGTTGCAATACCTGTACATGTGGCTAAGGATGATGTTTTAAAAATTGTAAATGATAATAATGAGTATATTCCTCAGCAACAATCTTTAAGTAATAAAATACTGCTACGTTTTAATGAAGTTCCATTGGAAGATGGATTGTTTGCCGTAAAGAATAAAGAAAAAACCTTTAAATATCTAAGTTTTAACTATCCTAGATCAGAGAGTGATCTCACGTATTGGGATTTAGATCAATTAAAAGCGATAAATACACCAACATCCATATCAAATTTATTTGAAACTTTAGAAAAAGAAGATAGCGTCAACGAGCTTTGGAAATGGTTTGTTATTTTAGCGCTACTATTTGCTTTGATTGAAATTGGTATTCAAAAATATTTTAAATGA
- a CDS encoding ribose-5-phosphate isomerase: protein MAKTEYSIYVIELQKKVFTENWRFRAANPQFNGVLECVYVGMTSKTPKERLEQHKTGYRNKKGHKLSSSIVEKYGSYLRPSLYNHIPTLKTKQEGLKMEEFVALELRRKGYAVWFN from the coding sequence ATGGCTAAAACAGAATACAGCATCTACGTAATAGAATTACAGAAAAAAGTATTTACTGAAAATTGGAGGTTTAGAGCTGCTAATCCGCAATTTAATGGCGTACTGGAATGTGTTTATGTTGGCATGACGAGTAAGACACCTAAAGAACGCTTAGAACAACACAAAACCGGTTACAGGAACAAAAAAGGCCATAAGTTGTCCTCTTCTATTGTAGAAAAATATGGCAGTTATTTACGTCCTAGCTTGTACAATCATATACCTACCTTAAAGACAAAGCAAGAAGGATTAAAAATGGAAGAATTCGTTGCTTTAGAATTGCGCAGAAAAGGGTATGCCGTTTGGTTTAATTAA
- a CDS encoding glycosyltransferase family 2 protein → MQNPLVSIVIPFKNTEDYFLACLSSISEQSYTHFEVIAVDDSSTDGSKQIATTLALEDDRFTILSNEGAGIISALQLAYRKAKGTFITRMDADDIMISNRLEVMVRSLQQYGTHHIAVGKVKYFSAIGVNDGYAAYESWLNSLTEHGENFSEIYKECVIPSPCWMVHKSDFERCGAFNSEVYPEDYDLAFRFYKNQLKCIPCDEVLHLWRDYATRTSRTSDHYAENTFLDLKFDYFKEIELNTQKNIVLWGAGKKGKTMAQKLLDANINFKWICNNTKKIGKHIYGVEMQSVTTLKDLKNPQLIITVANQEDQKEIKNQLESLNLKSYEDYYFFC, encoded by the coding sequence ATGCAAAATCCGTTAGTTAGTATTGTTATCCCTTTCAAAAACACAGAAGACTACTTTTTAGCATGTTTGTCTTCCATTAGCGAACAATCCTATACCCATTTTGAAGTCATCGCTGTAGATGATTCTTCTACGGATGGTAGCAAACAAATTGCAACTACCCTAGCGCTCGAAGATGATCGGTTTACTATTTTAAGCAATGAAGGAGCTGGAATTATTTCGGCATTACAATTGGCTTATCGTAAAGCGAAGGGTACATTTATAACACGAATGGATGCTGATGACATTATGATTTCCAATAGACTAGAAGTAATGGTGCGTTCCCTACAGCAATATGGTACCCATCATATTGCTGTAGGAAAGGTTAAATACTTTTCTGCCATTGGTGTTAATGATGGGTATGCTGCTTACGAAAGTTGGTTAAATTCTTTGACAGAACACGGTGAAAATTTTAGCGAAATATACAAGGAATGCGTCATACCATCCCCTTGTTGGATGGTGCATAAATCTGATTTTGAACGTTGTGGAGCATTTAATTCCGAGGTGTATCCTGAAGATTATGATTTAGCATTTCGTTTTTACAAAAACCAATTAAAATGCATCCCATGCGATGAAGTGTTGCATTTATGGCGCGATTATGCTACAAGAACATCCAGAACAAGCGATCATTATGCAGAAAATACCTTTTTAGATTTAAAATTTGATTATTTTAAAGAAATCGAATTAAACACTCAAAAGAATATAGTACTATGGGGCGCTGGTAAAAAAGGAAAAACAATGGCTCAAAAACTTCTAGATGCTAACATTAATTTTAAGTGGATTTGCAATAACACGAAGAAGATAGGAAAGCATATATATGGGGTGGAAATGCAAAGTGTTACAACTTTAAAAGACCTTAAGAATCCACAATTAATTATCACTGTTGCCAATCAAGAAGATCAAAAAGAGATTAAAAATCAGCTAGAAAGTTTAAACTTAAAATCTTACGAAGATTATTATTTTTTCTGCTAA
- a CDS encoding SGNH/GDSL hydrolase family protein: MKKFWLKISSVLLFMTATAQSQDWPNLERFKAKNDSLGLPNEHEQRVVFMGNSITQGWIDYGNPDLFKDNTFINRGISGQTTPQMLLRFRQDVINLKPKAVVILAGINDIAGNTGPSTLKMIQNNIVSMVELAQANQIKVIISSILPTNKFAWKPGIDPADSVIEMNAFLKTYATENDCYYLDYYAALVDDKKGMKDIYSEDGVHPTLLGYDIMTPLVLEAIKNVLEELN, encoded by the coding sequence ATGAAAAAATTTTGGCTTAAGATTTCAAGTGTATTATTATTTATGACTGCTACAGCACAAAGCCAAGACTGGCCCAATTTAGAACGATTTAAAGCAAAAAACGACAGTTTAGGTTTACCTAACGAGCATGAACAACGCGTGGTTTTTATGGGTAATTCTATTACCCAAGGCTGGATAGACTATGGAAATCCAGATTTATTTAAGGACAACACCTTCATTAACAGAGGTATCAGCGGACAAACAACGCCACAGATGTTACTGCGTTTTAGGCAAGATGTCATCAATTTAAAACCTAAAGCTGTTGTAATTCTAGCAGGCATTAATGACATTGCTGGGAATACAGGACCTTCTACATTAAAAATGATTCAAAACAATATTGTATCAATGGTAGAACTAGCCCAAGCCAATCAAATAAAAGTTATAATCTCTTCCATTCTTCCAACAAATAAGTTTGCATGGAAACCAGGTATTGATCCTGCTGACAGTGTTATTGAAATGAATGCCTTTCTTAAAACATATGCTACAGAAAACGATTGTTACTACTTAGATTATTATGCTGCACTAGTAGATGATAAAAAAGGAATGAAAGACATCTATTCAGAAGATGGAGTGCATCCTACACTTCTAGGTTATGATATTATGACCCCATTGGTTCTAGAAGCTATAAAAAATGTTTTGGAAGAATTAAATTAA
- a CDS encoding alkaline phosphatase PhoX produces MKTFKSTFLSALLLSALALTFNSCNPEDGVDGTDGMAGVDGADGADGIDGVDGMDASVYLANSKSPNLFKVTSDFVNLKMSLLLTSEDIIPNSPDFVYGSLADGAGLLDNGDDTFTLINNIEGDYSIARIMLNKNLRPFYGEYILNAEATASTAMCSGTLITNGEHGFGPLYLSGGEWGGASKGVFVVDPAKSADAASTGEMLPALGQWSTENAVPIGKDAYADKTVVFIGDDHADNSVPSGQLGMYVGDRGDLSGGKLYGLKVTSSGVDFEMDMEEGTEYDVEFVELEEKEIDALDAEAKAKGVMGFSRLEDIDWRRGSAANQREIYFCVTGRYSADLVGKGSILGRVYKVVLNENDPTGAAKITCVLDGDIVGGKAEGFHSPDNILVTENYAYIQEDPNGYLDTAVNGYAKLYQYNLATGEIKTVLECDQNRAESLGYGTVASTWEITGMIDVTDVVNNGENTFIVMTQNHGWEPADGTSFTDPKAVSDISSATKEGSMMYMIKGLDR; encoded by the coding sequence ATGAAAACCTTTAAATCAACTTTTTTAAGTGCCTTATTGCTTTCTGCATTGGCATTAACTTTTAACAGCTGTAACCCAGAAGATGGGGTAGACGGCACAGATGGTATGGCTGGCGTTGATGGTGCTGACGGCGCAGACGGAATTGATGGGGTAGACGGAATGGATGCTTCGGTATATTTGGCAAACTCAAAATCACCAAATTTATTTAAAGTAACCAGTGATTTCGTGAACTTAAAAATGTCCTTATTATTAACTTCAGAAGATATTATTCCTAATTCACCAGATTTCGTGTATGGTTCTCTAGCAGATGGTGCGGGATTATTAGATAACGGTGATGATACGTTTACTTTAATCAATAATATAGAAGGTGATTATTCTATTGCGCGTATCATGTTGAATAAAAACTTGAGACCTTTTTATGGGGAATATATTTTAAATGCTGAAGCGACTGCATCAACAGCTATGTGTTCTGGTACTTTAATTACCAATGGAGAACACGGATTTGGACCTTTATATTTATCAGGTGGCGAATGGGGTGGTGCTTCAAAAGGAGTGTTTGTTGTAGATCCTGCAAAAAGTGCAGATGCGGCTAGTACAGGAGAAATGTTGCCTGCTTTAGGCCAATGGTCTACAGAAAATGCTGTGCCAATTGGTAAAGATGCTTATGCAGATAAAACAGTAGTATTTATTGGTGATGATCACGCAGATAATAGTGTGCCTTCTGGTCAATTAGGAATGTATGTTGGTGACAGAGGTGATTTAAGTGGTGGAAAATTATACGGCTTAAAAGTTACTTCTTCTGGTGTCGATTTTGAAATGGATATGGAAGAAGGTACTGAGTATGATGTTGAATTTGTAGAACTTGAAGAGAAAGAAATTGATGCATTGGATGCGGAAGCAAAAGCAAAAGGTGTCATGGGCTTTTCTAGATTAGAAGATATTGATTGGAGAAGAGGTTCAGCTGCCAACCAAAGAGAAATTTATTTTTGTGTTACAGGTCGTTACAGTGCAGATTTAGTAGGTAAAGGATCTATTTTAGGTCGTGTTTATAAAGTAGTATTAAATGAAAATGACCCAACTGGAGCAGCAAAAATTACGTGTGTTTTAGATGGTGATATAGTAGGCGGAAAGGCTGAAGGGTTTCATTCTCCAGATAACATTTTAGTTACTGAAAATTACGCTTATATTCAAGAAGATCCTAACGGATATTTAGATACAGCAGTAAATGGTTATGCAAAATTATACCAATATAATCTTGCAACAGGAGAAATTAAAACAGTTTTAGAATGCGATCAGAATAGAGCTGAAAGCTTGGGGTATGGTACCGTTGCAAGTACCTGGGAAATTACAGGTATGATTGATGTTACTGATGTTGTGAATAACGGCGAAAACACCTTTATAGTAATGACTCAAAACCACGGTTGGGAGCCAGCAGACGGTACATCTTTTACGGATCCTAAAGCTGTTTCAGATATATCATCGGCAACTAAAGAAGGTTCAATGATGTACATGATTAAAGGTTTAGATAGATAA
- a CDS encoding cytochrome-c peroxidase, protein MNKILFMKAKAYTFGICLLLLLTTACKNDKKPIALVTTDDEITKFYKSELNDCIQYLDAIAGTNETKINVDLYKKARFKFKAIEPILSAIDKNNYKSLNAPNILQVQEEDLTDIKIRNPFGFQVIEELLFDPEADSLALYNTINLTKNRLKLIEKNTQINLKDHHLIWLFRNQIVRTATTGITGFDSPVLGQSLLECQTTYQTLIDLTEILKAKFNSNTLYVALIDSFKNSISALNHDFDSFDRYGFIQNNTDKQLELLVKVQKDWKVQFPFEMAISNDATSLFDSNTLNVFYFSDYKSDTLRLKEKQLLGEQLFNDKMLSKNYEMACATCHIKDKAFTDGKKTFDKNQIRNTPTLRYAAYQQTFFMDGRSGSLEGQIVGVADNHDEFNLPMDSIVNRVLKEQHYKIQFDTLYQGKRMEYNVRHAIASYIRTLNSFDSKFDKNINGLEDTLTEEEISGFNLFMGKAVCATCHFAPLFNGTVPPDYKDTEMELIGVPEQNDTINAVISSDLGRYDKFKTEERKHFFKTPTVRNVEKTAPYMHNGVYTSLEQVVDFYNRGGGQGIGIEEEHQTLPFDNLQLTKKEQAELVAFMKTLTDSE, encoded by the coding sequence ATGAATAAAATACTATTTATGAAAGCTAAGGCATATACTTTTGGTATATGTCTTTTGCTTTTACTAACAACTGCTTGTAAAAACGATAAAAAACCAATTGCCTTAGTAACTACAGACGATGAAATAACTAAATTTTATAAGTCAGAATTAAATGATTGTATTCAGTACTTAGATGCTATAGCGGGTACAAATGAGACAAAAATTAATGTTGATTTATACAAAAAAGCGCGATTTAAGTTTAAAGCTATTGAACCCATCTTGTCCGCTATTGATAAGAATAATTACAAGTCCCTCAATGCACCGAATATTTTGCAAGTGCAAGAAGAAGATCTTACGGATATTAAGATCAGAAACCCCTTTGGGTTTCAGGTGATAGAAGAATTACTTTTTGATCCTGAGGCAGACAGTTTAGCACTATATAATACTATAAATCTAACAAAAAACCGACTCAAACTAATTGAAAAAAATACGCAAATAAATCTTAAAGATCATCATTTAATATGGCTTTTCAGAAACCAAATTGTACGTACAGCCACAACAGGTATTACTGGTTTTGATTCTCCTGTATTAGGGCAATCTTTGTTAGAGTGCCAAACAACCTACCAAACCTTAATTGATTTAACAGAGATTCTAAAAGCAAAATTTAATTCCAATACCTTATATGTAGCGCTAATAGATTCATTCAAGAATTCAATTTCAGCGCTAAATCATGATTTTGACAGCTTTGATCGCTATGGTTTTATTCAAAACAATACGGACAAGCAATTAGAATTATTGGTAAAAGTTCAAAAAGATTGGAAGGTTCAGTTTCCGTTTGAAATGGCTATTTCCAATGATGCAACTTCTCTTTTTGATTCCAATACACTGAATGTATTTTATTTTTCAGACTACAAAAGTGATACGTTAAGATTGAAAGAAAAGCAGCTATTAGGAGAGCAGTTATTCAATGATAAAATGTTATCTAAAAATTATGAAATGGCTTGCGCTACTTGTCATATAAAGGATAAAGCTTTTACAGATGGCAAAAAAACATTCGATAAAAATCAAATAAGAAATACACCAACCTTACGCTATGCGGCATATCAACAAACGTTTTTTATGGATGGGCGTTCCGGTAGTTTAGAAGGCCAAATAGTTGGAGTTGCCGATAATCACGACGAGTTTAATTTGCCAATGGATTCTATTGTAAATCGGGTACTCAAAGAACAGCATTATAAAATTCAATTTGACACGCTATATCAAGGCAAAAGAATGGAATATAATGTTAGGCATGCCATAGCTTCTTATATCAGAACTTTAAATAGTTTTGACTCTAAGTTTGATAAAAACATAAATGGACTTGAAGATACATTGACAGAAGAAGAAATTTCTGGATTTAATTTATTCATGGGAAAGGCCGTTTGTGCTACTTGTCACTTTGCACCTTTATTTAACGGAACCGTACCACCTGATTATAAAGATACCGAAATGGAATTGATAGGTGTACCTGAACAAAATGATACTATTAATGCCGTAATTAGTAGTGACTTAGGTAGGTATGATAAGTTTAAAACAGAAGAGCGGAAACATTTTTTTAAGACACCGACGGTAAGAAATGTTGAAAAAACAGCACCTTATATGCATAATGGAGTGTATACATCATTAGAACAAGTGGTTGATTTTTATAACAGAGGTGGAGGGCAAGGAATAGGAATTGAAGAAGAACATCAAACGCTTCCTTTTGATAATTTGCAATTGACTAAAAAGGAGCAGGCTGAATTAGTTGCATTTATGAAAACATTAACCGATTCAGAATAA
- a CDS encoding TIGR02757 family protein yields the protein MKKAELKLFLDEKVIQYNHPTFLDTDPIQIPHTFTRKEDVEISAFLTATIAWGNRKSIITNAKKMMALLDNSPYDFILNHQEEDLARFDEFVHRTFNGEDLKFFIKSLQNIYLNHGGLEAVFKANIADKSLQPAISGFKRVFFEIPHPSRTTKHVSDPMKGSAAKRINMFLRWMVRDAVTGVDFGIWDTIPTAYLSCPLDVHSGNVARKLKLLKRKQNDAKALAELDASLRKMDANDPVKYDFALFGLGVFEKF from the coding sequence ATGAAGAAAGCAGAGCTTAAACTATTTCTTGACGAAAAAGTGATTCAATACAACCATCCTACTTTTTTAGATACCGATCCTATCCAAATTCCACATACATTTACCCGTAAAGAAGATGTGGAAATAAGTGCTTTTCTAACCGCTACTATTGCTTGGGGGAATAGAAAAAGTATTATTACCAATGCGAAAAAAATGATGGCCTTGTTAGATAACTCGCCTTATGATTTCATTTTAAATCATCAAGAAGAAGATCTTGCTAGATTTGATGAATTTGTTCACCGCACCTTTAATGGAGAAGATCTGAAATTTTTTATTAAAAGTCTGCAGAATATTTATTTAAATCATGGTGGATTAGAAGCTGTGTTTAAAGCCAATATTGCTGATAAATCATTACAACCTGCCATTTCGGGATTTAAAAGAGTATTTTTTGAAATCCCACACCCAAGCAGAACTACTAAACATGTTTCAGATCCCATGAAAGGTTCTGCCGCTAAGCGTATTAATATGTTTTTACGTTGGATGGTCCGAGATGCGGTTACAGGTGTCGATTTTGGTATCTGGGATACCATTCCAACTGCCTATTTATCGTGTCCGCTAGATGTGCATTCTGGGAATGTAGCGCGTAAATTGAAACTTTTAAAACGAAAACAAAACGATGCTAAGGCCTTGGCAGAATTAGATGCTAGTCTACGCAAAATGGATGCAAATGACCCTGTTAAGTATGATTTTGCTTTGTTCGGATTAGGTGTTTTTGAGAAGTTTTAA